From the genome of Candidatus Hydrogenedentota bacterium:
CCGGCTTGTTGGGTTGTCGGACAAGATGGTAGATGTGGATGGGGCGGGCGCCCCTGATAGTCGTGACGGAAAAAGAAACAGGGAGCCCAGTTAATTTCTCCTCGAATGCGGCGCATATTTTCCTGCGAGCGGCTTCCTGCAGCACGACCACGACGCCGGTATGCCGCTTCAACAATACCAAAGCGGCACTCGCCGCATCGGGGGGCGATTCGGCCGCTTTGATCCGACGAAATGGTTCCATAAAGTAATGAAGCGAAACTTTGTCCAATTCGTTGGCAGTCAACAGAGGCAAGGACGGTTTGAAGGATTGGCGCACTACGGCAGCAGCTGCTTTCCAATCGGGTCTTTGCGGTACGGCAAGGAGAGGAATGGTCTGGAATCCGAGAAGAACCATTATCGTCGTTACAATGGTCTTTCTCGTCCATCTCACAGGCAGGGCCGTTATCCCCACACTTATGAGTATGCAGAACGGAACCAGCGAATAAAGCATATACCGGGATACAAAACAGGGAACCCAGAGGCATGAAAGAATATAAAGAAAAAAGGGGGGGGCCATGAGCCAGGCAATGAGAAAAATCGTCTTTTCTTTCGGGCTCATTACCATGGGGGAATCATTTGGGAAATGGATCCGTTGTAAGGCGAAAATTCCCGCAGGAAGCATAATTGCCAAGAAGATGACGGCCAGCAAAGTGTCCATGATTGGCATGAGATGGACAATATACATTTGGGATGAATCAAGAGAGTCAAGGCATCGTCTTCCCGCGCAAAGCATGAAAAATCCGAAGATGCTGTGATTTTCAAGATTGAAAATTGAGGGTTTGGTGATCCAGGAAACTCCGGACAAGATCGTGCCGTTGTCATGCAATTTGATCCATAACAAGGCTGATAACGCAAAACATCCGTTTGCCGCAAACCAATACATTATCCCCATACCGTGCCTTTGCCGTCGAAACAATAGCACAAGACCCTGTGAAATGAAGAAAAGCACGGAGAAAATATGAGTCCATGCCATAAGCAGATTCATCGAAAGATTCAAGGCCCAATACGCGCGACGTCCAGTTTCCACGGCCATGACAAACGAATAGCCGGATATTGCCGCAAAGGCAAAAACCAACATATATCCGCGTATTTCAACCGAATAATACGTGTGAAGACTATTCATGGCGATGCAGAGAGCGGAAATAAGGCCGGCCCGATGCGTGAACAAACGGGCAGCAAGCATGTAAACGGCTAATATCCCGACAATCCCCGTGAACAATGAAAGCAGACGCAACGGAACGATGGGATTAGTGAACAGCCGCGCCCAGAAATATTCCATCAGGAAATATACAGGCGGAAAAGCCGGATTTCGTGTATGGACTTCACGGAGATATTGGATTGGGTTCGATGCGTCGAGATATTGAAGAGTTATGATCTCGTCAAGCCAAGGACTTTCCCTGGTAATACCATAAAGCCGTAGTCCTGTCGCCAAGAGAACAATCGCACAAACGCCTGCCCAAGGCGAAACGGGCAGAACAGATCTTTTCGTTGATTGTTCGCATATATTCCCGCTCATTCACGATTTCCCTGCCGTTGTTTCGGGCAGATG
Proteins encoded in this window:
- a CDS encoding glycosyltransferase family 39 protein; this encodes MSGNICEQSTKRSVLPVSPWAGVCAIVLLATGLRLYGITRESPWLDEIITLQYLDASNPIQYLREVHTRNPAFPPVYFLMEYFWARLFTNPIVPLRLLSLFTGIVGILAVYMLAARLFTHRAGLISALCIAMNSLHTYYSVEIRGYMLVFAFAAISGYSFVMAVETGRRAYWALNLSMNLLMAWTHIFSVLFFISQGLVLLFRRQRHGMGIMYWFAANGCFALSALLWIKLHDNGTILSGVSWITKPSIFNLENHSIFGFFMLCAGRRCLDSLDSSQMYIVHLMPIMDTLLAVIFLAIMLPAGIFALQRIHFPNDSPMVMSPKEKTIFLIAWLMAPPFFLYILSCLWVPCFVSRYMLYSLVPFCILISVGITALPVRWTRKTIVTTIMVLLGFQTIPLLAVPQRPDWKAAAAVVRQSFKPSLPLLTANELDKVSLHYFMEPFRRIKAAESPPDAASAALVLLKRHTGVVVVLQEAARRKICAAFEEKLTGLPVSFSVTTIRGARPIHIYHLVRQPNKPVSGQIIQTSTEDLMARFENTRHSK